From Micromonospora echinaurantiaca:
AGCGAATCATCGACTCAGCGCGGGGGTGCCTCATGGCGGCACGGAGCGCAGCGGAGTGCCGGCATGAGCGAGCGTCAGCGAGCGAATCATCGACTCAGCGCGGGGGTGCCTCATGGCGGCACGGAGCGCAGCGGAGTGCCGGCATGAGCGAGCGTCAGCGAGCGAATCATCGACTCAGCGCGGGGGTGCCTCATGGCGGCACGGAGCGCAGCGGAGTGCCGGCATGAGCGAGCGTCAGCGAGCGAATCATCGACTCAGCGCGGGGGTGCCTCATGGCGGCACGGAGCGCAGCGGAGTGCCGGCATGAGCGAGCGTCAGCGAGCGAATCATCGACTCAGCGCGGGGGTGCCTCATGGCGGCACGGAGCGCAGCGGAGTGCCGGCATGAGCGAGCGTCAGCGAGCGAATCATCGACTCAGCGCGGGGGTGCCTCATGGCGGCACGGAGCGCAGCGGAGTGCCGGCATGAGCGAGCGTCAGCGAGCGAATCATCGACTCAGCGCGGAGGTGCCTCATGGCGGCACGGAGCGCAGCGGAGTGCCGACATGAGCGAGCGTCAGCGAGCGAATCATCGACTCAGCGCGGAGGTGCCTCATGGCGGCACGGAGCGCAGCGGAGTGCCGGCATGAGTGTCCTGCCCCAGGCCGGTGGGGACGCCGGTCAGCGGACCGGGCTGCGGGTGGCGTACGGCGGCGCGGTGTACCCGGCCGAGGAGATCGCCCGGGGTGCGGCGTACGAGTTGTTCAGCGCCGACGAGGTGGCCGGCTTCGAGCGGTCGCCGCGGCCGGGCAGCGCGCTGCCGTGGCGCCGGTTCGTGCACGTCACCGAGGTGAGCGCGGTGTACGGGGCGCCGGTGCCGGCCGAGGAGCCGGAGGCGCCGCTGATGCTGCCGGCGCACCGGGAGCACGGCTGGGCGCAGGTGCAGCAGTTGAGCCAGCAGCCGGCCGCGGCCGGCGACCCGGTGCTCGCCGCGGTGCGCGGCTCGGCGGTGATCCGGCGGGGCACCCGGATGGTGAAGGTGCTCTCCCCGGGGCAGCTCGCCGGTCACCTGCGGGGCTGGCTGCCGCACGGGTTCTGCTACCGGGAACACGACGTGGCGCACCTGCGCGGCGCGGCGGCCACCGCGGTGCTGCGTACCGACTCCGACAGCGGGCCGGGCGACGTGACGTACGTGCTGCGCTGGCGGGCGGCCGACCCGGGCGACTACGCGGCGCCGGTCGGCGCGGCGCACCGGGGGCTGACCGCGCTGCCGCCCCGGGACCGGCTGGGCCCGCCGGTGCTGGGCACCGGGTTCGTGCCGAGCGGCAGCCAGCTCGTCCCGGAGTTCGTCACCCGGGACTTCGCCGACCTGCCGATGCCGGCGAACGCCACCCTGCTCGCCTACCCGGCCGAGGGGGTGGAGGTGGTGCTCTACAGCTACCAGGCGGAGCAGCGGGGCTGGCTGCGGATGGTCGGCCCGCAGTGGCGGCACCTGCTCGCCGCGGTGCCCGGGCTCTCCCCCGACCAGGAGTACCTGCCGACCGGCGAGGTGCCCCGCTCGACCCAGTTGGTCGGCGCGTACGCCGGCGGCGAGTACGAGGCGGTGGCCGACCTGCCCGGCGGGTTCCGGGTGCTGGCGATGACCCGGGCCGCCCGCTACCCGGTCGACGCGGTGGCCCGGCGGCTGCGCCACGCCCGTTGGCGGGGGGTGGACTGCCTGGTGCTCCGGGAGGAGGCCGGCTGGCTGCGGATCCGGCTCCGCCGGCCGGATCCGGACGCGGTGGTCGCGACCGGGGCGCAGTGCCAGGAACGGGGCGTCTACGAGACCTGGGCGCCGGCCGCCGAGGTCACCGACGACCGGGTGGTGGACCTGCCCTATCAGCTCTGACCGGAATACCGGCCCACGCCGTGGGAATGCGCCGAGCCGACGACGAGCCCGGAGTTCAGGAGTGAGCATGCCCTTCATCACGGTGGGTACGGAGAATTCCGCCCCGATCGACCTGTACTACGAGGACCACGGCAGCGGCCAGCCGATCGTCCTGATCCACGGCTTTCCGTTCAACGGAGCGACCTGGGAGAAGATGAGCGGCCCGCTGCTCGCTGCCGGCTACCGGGTGATCACCTACGACCGGCGTGGCTTCGGCAACTCGGCGCAGCCCGGCTTCGGCTACGACTACGACACCTTCGCCGCCGACCTCGACGTGTTGATGACCGAGCTGGACCTGCGCAACGCGATCCTGGTCGGGCACTCGATGGGCACCGGCGAGGTGACCCGTTACCTCGGGGCGTACGGCTCGAACCGGGTGGACCGGGCGGTGCTGATGGCCCCGCTGGCACCGTTCCTGCTGAAGACGGCGGACGACCCGCAGGGTGTGGAGAAGAGCATCTTCGAGGGGTTCCAGAAGGCGATCATCGACGACCGCTTCGCCTTCCTCACCCAGTTCTGCAACAACTTCTTCAACTGGGACGAGAACAAGGGCAAGGTGGTCAGCGAGGAGGCGTACCGGGCGCACTGGGAGATCGGCGCGCGGGCCTCGGCGAAGGGCACCCACGACTCCGTGGACGCCTGGCAGACCGACTTCCGCAACGACGTGCCGAACATCGACGTCCCGGTGTTGATCATCCAGGGGGACAGGGACAACGTGCTGCCCTACCCGGTGACCGGGCAGCGCCTCGCGCCGATGCTGCGCGACGGCAAGCTGGTCACCCTGGCCGGGGCCCCGCACGGCACTCCGTGGACGCACCCGACCGAGGTGAACAAGGCGATCATGGAGTTCATCGGCGCGCCGGCGATGGCCCGCGCCTGACCACGTACGCGGCGCGGCCCCGG
This genomic window contains:
- a CDS encoding alpha/beta fold hydrolase, encoding MPFITVGTENSAPIDLYYEDHGSGQPIVLIHGFPFNGATWEKMSGPLLAAGYRVITYDRRGFGNSAQPGFGYDYDTFAADLDVLMTELDLRNAILVGHSMGTGEVTRYLGAYGSNRVDRAVLMAPLAPFLLKTADDPQGVEKSIFEGFQKAIIDDRFAFLTQFCNNFFNWDENKGKVVSEEAYRAHWEIGARASAKGTHDSVDAWQTDFRNDVPNIDVPVLIIQGDRDNVLPYPVTGQRLAPMLRDGKLVTLAGAPHGTPWTHPTEVNKAIMEFIGAPAMARA